Within Alteribacter lacisalsi, the genomic segment ATGGGGACCGGTCCCGCGCACATGCGGACGGAATTGATCTGGAATTTGTCAGGCCGTTTCTTGATATGATGCGGGAGTTTGATACGGACTTTGATGTCATGATTGAAGCGAAGCAGAAAGACAAGGCTCTCCTGTCCTTTATGGATGACCTTGAAAAAATACGTGGTGTGAACCGGGTTGCCGGAGGAGCCGTCCGTTATAAGCCATAATAGAGCCTGACTGCTGCCCCTGCCGGCAGCTTTTTGTCATTTCAGGACGTAAATGAGGATGGTTCTTATTCTCACTCATACTTAAGGAGAGGAGATTTGTTCATGCCAAAATCCAGCTCTTTTACTCATTCTTTTTTTTCCCGTAATCGCGAACTTGTCTTTTCCCTGGCCGGAGGCCTCTTCCTTCTTGCAGGCTACCTTCTTGAAAGGGCTGACCTTTTTGGATGGGCTGTTGCTTTATACTTACTTTCTTTTGCTGTGGGCGGTTACTTCAAAGCAAAGGAGGGGTTGACGGACCTGGTAAAGGACCGGTCGCTGAACGTTGAAGTTCTGATGATTGTCGCCGCAGCCGGGGCGGCCTCAATCGGCTACTGGAGCGAAGGTGCCATTTTGATCTTTATCTTTTCCCTGGCCGGCGCCATGGAAACCTACACCTTGGAGAAAAGTGAACGGGATCTGTCGAATCTGATACGCATGGCCCCGGAGAAAGCCTCCCTCCTCCTTCCTGATGGTGAAACAAAGGTTGTAAATGTGGAATCTCTCGAAGTCGGTAACCGGATTCTCGTCAGACCTGGTGAGCGAATCCCGGCAGACGGGACGGTGATAACAGGAGAAAGCACCACAGATGAGGCGGCCATCACGGGCGAATCCATGCCTGTGGATAAAAAGAGCGGAAGCAGTGTCTACAATGGCACCATCAACGGAACAGGCTCGTTGACTGTAAAAGTCACAAAACGAAATGCTGACTCCCTGTTCCAGAAGATGATCGCCCTCGTCCGGCAGGCAAAAACCGACCGGCCGCCGAGCCAGCAGCTGATTGAAAAAATCGAAGGCCCCTACGTGATAACCGTTCTCCTTACCGTGGCTGTTATGCTTACGATCCCGGTTTTGGTTTTCGGCTTTCCTTTTGAAGAGACGTTCTACCGGGCGATGGTCCTTCTCGTCGTGGCCTCCCCCTGTGCTGTTGTGGCGTCCGTTATGCCGGCGCTTCTCTCCGCCATATCGACAGGCGCACGAAACGGCATTCTGATAAAAGGCGGCGTGTATCTGGAGCAGCTAGCGAAAACCGGCGTTATCGCCTTTGATAAAACCGGAACTCTAACTGAAGGCAGCCCTGCCGTGACTGGATTTCAGGCTTTGCCGGGAAACGATGAAGAAGCTGTTCTCGCCGCTGCTGCCGCGATCGAAAGGCAGTCTGATCACCCTCTTGCCCATGCGATCGCCGCCTATGCAGGGGAGCGCTCCCGGAACCTGCCGGCTGTGGAAACGATTGAAGACGTGCCCGGATACGGCGTCCGGGCAGTTATTGCCGGCGAAACGTGGCATATCGGCCGAAGCGGGTTTGCCGGAGATACTCAGGCCTGGGAACCTGTCCGAAACGTGACCGGAAAATGGGCAGAAGAAGGAAACACGCTCGTCTATGCTGCGAAAAATGGTGAGCCGGCAGGCTTCTTTGCCCTCAAAGATCAGATTCGTCCTGCAGCCTCGGCAGCCCTGAATACCTTAGCCGATGCCGGGATCGAAACGGTGATGATTACCGGGGACAGGGAAGCCACTGCCAGGAAAATTGCCAAGGAAGCCGGCGTCTCCCGCTACGTTGCTGAATGTCTCCCTGAGGAAAAAGTCCGGGAAGTAGAGCGCCTCCGTAAAGACTACGGAGCAGTAGTCATGGTAGGAGACGGTGTGAACGACGCGCCAGCCCTGGCAAAGGCGGACACAGGAATCGCGATGGGGTCCGGAACCGGTGTTGCGATTGATACGGCCCATATCGTCCTGATGAACAGCGAACTGGAAAAAATCGAACTATCGCTCGAACTCTCCCGGCGTCTCAACAGGATCGTCAAACAGAACCTCATCTTTTCGGTTGCGGTAATTGCCGTCCTCATTACCGCAAACTTTGCCCAGTCCCTCACCCTCCCCCTCGGGGTGATCGGCCACGAAGGAAGCACGATCCTCGTCATCCTGAACGGCCTGCGCCTCTTGAGGGTCAAGCAGCGCAAAGGAGGCCCTGCCGAACCCGGAACAAGAGAGCGCCTTAAGGAAGCGGAAGTGTCTTAACACGTACGAATCCCCCGGACTGGTTCCGGGGGATTCGTGTTTTACAGAAGGTATGCTGTATTTAAAGGTCTTAGCATGTGCATTAAGGGTTTTAGGAAGCCCTTTGCGGGTCTTAGCTCATGCTTTAAGGGTTTTAACAAGACCTTTACGGGTCTTAGCCCCTTCTTTAAGGGTTTAAGCTGCTTGACACGACGGGGTATAAAACGCCAACGCCCCCTACAGCGGCAGATCCACCCCTGCAGCCTCCGCTGCACGCTGCTGTCTGCGCTTCTCTCCTGCCCGTGTCTTTTCAGTAAACTCCTTTAAGATGCGGTTCAGCTCACTGTGGTGCTTAGTAGGCAGCTGGTGGCTCGCCATTGCCACAAAGATTACATCGCACGGAACCCGAAGCTGCTTCTGAAAAATGTAACGGTAGTGGTGCACGTAATAGTCGCACTGACCGTACACAAGCAGCACCGGTGAGGTAATCCGGTGGAGCCGGTCAGTCGACTTGTAATGGAGCCCCATGTCGTAAAGCTCTGCAAGAAAAGCCGGCGACGTCCGACGCACATAATCAGCCAGTTCTTTTCGCTTCTCCCCTTTTTCATGGGCAGCAGCAAGTACCTCCGAAATTGTCCGCATTTTGCGGAGCCGTGCTGCAATGATGCCCGAACGGAACTCATTTCGCAGAAGAAAGCTGTTCACCTCGGAAAATCCTCCAAGAAGCACGATCCCCCGCGTACGCTCAGGATAGCGGATCGCAAACTCCTGAACGATTGAGCCGCCATTTGAGTAGCCGCACAAAAACGTTTTTCGAATCCGTGCATGATCCAGCACCCGCCTCACATCATCAGCGAGCAGCGCCATCGACAGCGGCCTGTCATCGAGCCCGCTCCTTCCATTTCCCCGCACATCCACCTGAATAACCGTATGCGTGCGGCACAGCCCTTCTGCCTGATGCCGGAACGTTACGTGCCCCATCCCCGGCGGATGAATAAACAGGAGCGGCGGCCCGCTCCCCTTAATTTCATAATAAATTCCGGCATATTCCGGCTCACTCGTCCATGGCATACCCGCCACCTCCACTCTTCTCCTTAGAGTGGCTCACTATCCGCTTTTTTATTGAAAAAAATCATACTTCCCCGGCGCCATAAAAAAGAGACCGCTTTCATAAAAGCAGCCTCGTTCAGCGTCTTTATCCAAAATAACCGGATACGAACTGGAACAGCTTGTAGCCGAAATAAATTCCGAAAATCCCCATAATACCAGGCAGTGCAGGGGGAGCCGGTATCGGAAGCTTGACGAGTGCAAACACAAATCCTACAATCAGCCCTGCAAGCACGGCGAGAATTACTTCCTGCATCTATATAACATCCCTTCTAATAACTTTCTTTGTTTAGTATGCGACAATCAGGCACTTTATTATCGTATCAGAAAGAGGTACGTACATCTATGCCCGTAACGAAAAAAAAGCAGTCAGGGCCGGGAGAGTTCGCTTGGAACTTCCCGGCCCTGACTTTTTACCTGCTGCAGCGGTGTGCAGTCTTACATTTTTTCCGGTGCGGAAACGCCGATCAGTGTGAGGGCGTTGCGAAGCGTCGTGCGGACCGCTTCCATGAGGGCGAGGCGGGCTTTGGTGAGGCTCGCATCGTCTTCGTTGATGACTTTTTCGGCGTTGTAGAAGCTGTGCAGTGCCTGGGCGAGATCGAAAACATAGTTGGCGATCCGGTGCGGCGCGCGCTTGGCTGCTGCATCGGTTACCGCTTCAGGGAACTCGCCGATTTTTTTCAGCAGGTCGAGCTCTTTTTCACTCGACAGGCGGGTCAGGTCTTCTGATGGGTCGGCCGTGTACCCCGCTTCTTCTGCCTGGCGGATCATACTGCAGATGCGTGCATGGGCATACTGCACGTAGTAAACCGGGTTTTCATTTGACCGGGAAACGGCCAGATCCATATCAAAGTCCATATGGGTGTCGGCGGCGCGCATGGCGAAAAAGTAGCGGGTCGCGTCGGTGCCTACTTCCTCCATCAGGTCGCGCATCGTAACGGCTTTACCGGTACGCTTGCTCATCTTCACCCGTTCGCCGTTCTGGAACAGGTTCACCATCTGGATGATCTGGACTTTAAGCTGGTCTTCGTTGTAGCCGAGCGCCTGCACGGCTGCTTTCATCCGCGGGATATAGCCGTGGTGATCGGCGCCCCAAATGTTGATCAGCTCTTCAAAGCCCCGGGCAAATTTATCTTTATGATAGGAAATATCGGGCGTCAGGTACGTGTAGGTGCCGTCCCCTTTTACGAGAACGCGGTCCTTGTCGTCGCCGTACTTGGTCGATTCGAACCAGAGCGCGCCTTCTTTTTCGTACGTTTCGCCTTTGCTTTTCAGCTCTTCGAGGATGGCTTCCACTTTTCCGGTCGTATAAAGGCTCGTTTCCGAGTACCAGTTGTCAAAGCGGACACGGAAGCTTTCGAGATCTTGTTTCAGTTTGTCGAGTTCGCGCTTCAGGCCGTACTCGCGGAAAAAAGCAAGACGCTCTTCCCGCTCACTCTCCTTGAACGTGGTGCCGTACGTATCGGCAATTTCCTTTGCAAAACCGATGATGTCCTGTCCCTGGTAGCCGTCTTCCGGCATTACCGCTTCCTCTCCGAGTGCCTGGAGATAGCGTGCTTCAAGGCTTAAGGCAAGATTTTCGATCTGGTTGCCGGCGTCGTTGATATAGTATTCACGCGCCACTTCGTAGCCGGCTTTGTCGAGAATGTTGCAGAGCGAGTCGCCGACTGCAGCGCCGCGGGCGTGCCCGAGATGCAGTGTGCCTGTTGGGTTGGCGGAAACAAACTCCACCTGTACACTGCGGTTTTCGCCGAAGTCCGTGCGGCCGTAGTCTTCTTTCTGCTCAATCACCGTGCGGACCACGTCGGTCAGGTATGCGTTGTCCATAAAGAAGTTCATAAAACCGGGACCGGCGATGTCGATCTGTTTTACGTGGGCACGCTCCTTATCGAAGTTGGCCGCCATTTCCTCTGCGATCATCCTTGGGGCTTTTTTAGCGATCCGGGCCAGCTGCATAGCTGTGTTGGTTGCATAGTCACCGTGAGCTTTGTCTTTCGGAAGCTCGATGACCGGATCGGGAATCTGCTCTTTTTCTGCTAAGCCTGCTTTAATAACGGACTGAATAATTTCGTCTTTCAGGAGCTGTTTCATTTGTTCTACCTGGCTCATTGCTCGTGTTCCTCCTTCACTGTGACGCGCATATCGTATTCGCCTGCAGTCTGTCCCTGCAGGGTGAGTGTATAGGTCAGGCGGATTTCGCCCTGGTTTGCCGTTTCGTCCCATAGAAAGCGGACGTGCTTTGTATCTGTCAGCATGCGCATCGGGCCATATGGGCTCTGGTATGTGCCTTCTGTTACCACACCGGTCACAAACCGCTGGTTCATGTTGACGGCGCCTTTACGGATGACCATCATTTCCCCCTGCTGGATTTTGACTGTCTGCATTGTCGCTTCTTCGATACCTTCCTGCCGGGGCTCTTCGAATCTCAGATACGTGATATCGCCTTTTGAAATGAGGCGGCCGCTGGCCTGAAGGGCGTTTGTATCTTTCTGCCCCTGGTCGCGGACTTCCGTTTTCATATGAATGTGGACGGG encodes:
- a CDS encoding heavy metal translocating P-type ATPase produces the protein MPKSSSFTHSFFSRNRELVFSLAGGLFLLAGYLLERADLFGWAVALYLLSFAVGGYFKAKEGLTDLVKDRSLNVEVLMIVAAAGAASIGYWSEGAILIFIFSLAGAMETYTLEKSERDLSNLIRMAPEKASLLLPDGETKVVNVESLEVGNRILVRPGERIPADGTVITGESTTDEAAITGESMPVDKKSGSSVYNGTINGTGSLTVKVTKRNADSLFQKMIALVRQAKTDRPPSQQLIEKIEGPYVITVLLTVAVMLTIPVLVFGFPFEETFYRAMVLLVVASPCAVVASVMPALLSAISTGARNGILIKGGVYLEQLAKTGVIAFDKTGTLTEGSPAVTGFQALPGNDEEAVLAAAAAIERQSDHPLAHAIAAYAGERSRNLPAVETIEDVPGYGVRAVIAGETWHIGRSGFAGDTQAWEPVRNVTGKWAEEGNTLVYAAKNGEPAGFFALKDQIRPAASAALNTLADAGIETVMITGDREATARKIAKEAGVSRYVAECLPEEKVREVERLRKDYGAVVMVGDGVNDAPALAKADTGIAMGSGTGVAIDTAHIVLMNSELEKIELSLELSRRLNRIVKQNLIFSVAVIAVLITANFAQSLTLPLGVIGHEGSTILVILNGLRLLRVKQRKGGPAEPGTRERLKEAEVS
- a CDS encoding alpha/beta fold hydrolase, translated to MPWTSEPEYAGIYYEIKGSGPPLLFIHPPGMGHVTFRHQAEGLCRTHTVIQVDVRGNGRSGLDDRPLSMALLADDVRRVLDHARIRKTFLCGYSNGGSIVQEFAIRYPERTRGIVLLGGFSEVNSFLLRNEFRSGIIAARLRKMRTISEVLAAAHEKGEKRKELADYVRRTSPAFLAELYDMGLHYKSTDRLHRITSPVLLVYGQCDYYVHHYRYIFQKQLRVPCDVIFVAMASHQLPTKHHSELNRILKEFTEKTRAGEKRRQQRAAEAAGVDLPL
- a CDS encoding XapX domain-containing protein, which translates into the protein MQEVILAVLAGLIVGFVFALVKLPIPAPPALPGIMGIFGIYFGYKLFQFVSGYFG
- the argS gene encoding arginine--tRNA ligase, with translation MSQVEQMKQLLKDEIIQSVIKAGLAEKEQIPDPVIELPKDKAHGDYATNTAMQLARIAKKAPRMIAEEMAANFDKERAHVKQIDIAGPGFMNFFMDNAYLTDVVRTVIEQKEDYGRTDFGENRSVQVEFVSANPTGTLHLGHARGAAVGDSLCNILDKAGYEVAREYYINDAGNQIENLALSLEARYLQALGEEAVMPEDGYQGQDIIGFAKEIADTYGTTFKESEREERLAFFREYGLKRELDKLKQDLESFRVRFDNWYSETSLYTTGKVEAILEELKSKGETYEKEGALWFESTKYGDDKDRVLVKGDGTYTYLTPDISYHKDKFARGFEELINIWGADHHGYIPRMKAAVQALGYNEDQLKVQIIQMVNLFQNGERVKMSKRTGKAVTMRDLMEEVGTDATRYFFAMRAADTHMDFDMDLAVSRSNENPVYYVQYAHARICSMIRQAEEAGYTADPSEDLTRLSSEKELDLLKKIGEFPEAVTDAAAKRAPHRIANYVFDLAQALHSFYNAEKVINEDDASLTKARLALMEAVRTTLRNALTLIGVSAPEKM
- a CDS encoding DUF1934 domain-containing protein gives rise to the protein MEGLPVHIHMKTEVRDQGQKDTNALQASGRLISKGDITYLRFEEPRQEGIEEATMQTVKIQQGEMMVIRKGAVNMNQRFVTGVVTEGTYQSPYGPMRMLTDTKHVRFLWDETANQGEIRLTYTLTLQGQTAGEYDMRVTVKEEHEQ